DNA sequence from the Streptomyces tsukubensis genome:
GCCGGGAGACCGTGACGACGGAGGCGTTGGCGGGCGGCACCTCGGTGTGCCGGGCCATCGGGTCGGCGCGCAGGGTGTGCGTACCGTCCGGGCGCATGATCTCGAACTTGTACAGGGTGCCCTCGCCGACCCCGGGCACGAACAGCTCCCACACCCCCGAAGCGCCCAGCGAGCGCATCGGGAAGCCGCCGCCGTCCCAGTGGTTGAAGCTCCCTGCGATCCGCACCCCGCGCGCGTTCGGCGCCCAGAGCGTGAAACGGGTGCCGGTGACGCCCTGGTGGACCATCGGGTGCGCGCCGAGGGCCCGCCACAGCTGCTCGTGCCGGCCCTCGCCGATGAGGTGCAGGTCGAGTTCGCCGAGTGCGGGCAGCAGACGGTACGGATCGTCGGTCTCGACCTCGTGGAGACCGCGGCCGTCGGGGCTGTCGTAGGTGATCAGCAGCCGGTAGTCGGGGACCGACCGCATCGGGAGCACCCCGGAGAACAGCCCGTCGCCGTGGTCGTGCAGTTCGGCCCGGAGGCCCTTGGCGAGCACGGTGACGGACCGGGCGTACGGGCGCAGGACACGCACCTCGACGCCGTGGCGGCCGAGATGCGCGCCGAGGAGGGCGTGCGGATCGTGGTGGCCGCCGGAGAGGAGGCGCTGCCGGTCCGCCTCGGGGAGCGCGGGGGCGGTGCGCACACCGTGGGCGGCGGAGCCGGGGCGGGGCGCGGACGGCGGGGCGGCCGGCGGCTTCTTCGGGGGCCGGGCGGCGCGCGCGGGCGCCGCGGGGCGCTTCGCGGTCCGGGGGGACGGCGCGGCGGGTGGCGCGGGCGAGGGCGTGCGGGGTGCGCCGGTGCCGGGGGATTCCTGGTACGGAGGGCGGGCGGCGGTCACGGAAGGAGCCTCCTTCGGGGCGTGGCTGAGGAAGGGCGAATGCTGCGTCGGGCGGTCTCGGACGGTCCTGGAGGGGGGCGTCAGCCGGGGGCGGCCAGCCGGTCGATCGCCGCCATCGGGACCGGCAGCCAGTCGGGGCGGTGCCGGGCCTCGTACACCACCTCGTAGACGGCCTTGTCGGTCTCGTACGCGCGCAGCAGCGCGGGCTCGGCGCGCGGATCGCGCCCCGACACCTCCGCGTAGCCCTCGCAGTACGCGGTCCGGCAGCCGTCCGCCCAGGACGGGTTCCACGGGCGGTGGGTGCGGGCCGCGTAGTCGAAGGAGCGGAGCATTCCGGCGATATCGCGGACGGGCGGCTGGGGGGTGCGGCGTTCGGCGAGGGGCCGGGCGGGTTCGCCCTCGAAGTCGATGACGGACCAGTAGGCGCCGGAGCGCAGGGTCTGGCCGAGGTGGAGGTCGCCGTGGACGCGCTGGACGCGGTGCCCGGTGCCTGCCGTGGAGCGGCCGAGGGCGGCGAGCGCGTCGAAGGCGGTGCGGAGCCGGGGCAGATAGGGCAGCAGGGCGGGGACCGCGAGCGCGGCTTCGTCGAGCCGGCTGCTCATTCCGGCGGCCAGCCGGGCGGTGAGCGCGGGTCCGAGGGCGACCGTGGGCAGTTCGGCGGCGAGTGCGGCGTGCACATCGGCGGTGACCCGGCCCAGCTCCCTGGCCTCTCCGGTGAACGGGCGGCCCGCGGCCAGCGCTTCGAGGGCGAGCTGCCAGCCGTCGCGGGAGCCGCTGAGATAGGGCTGGAGCACTCCGAGGGTGTACGGGTGCGGATCCGCCGACTCGTACCAGGCGACCGGCAGCGGCACCCGGTCGCAGCCCGCGCGGGCGAGGGCGAGCGGCAGTTCCAGATCGGGGTGCGGGCCGGGCTCGACCCGGCGGAGCACCTTGAGGATGTACGCATCGCCGTACACCAGGGAGGTGTTGGACTGTTCGGCGTCGAGGGGGCGGGCCGGGAGGCCGCCGGGGACGGCGGGTGCGCCGCCGGAGCGGGCGAACCGGAGGGTGCCGTGGGGGCCCGGGGTCCGCAGCCGTTCCAGGAGGAGTTCGGTGAGCCGGGGGTCGCGCAGCCCCTCGTACACCGTGCGGCCCGCCAGCGGTCCGGTCGCCGGACGGCCGATCAGCGCCGGGGCGAGCCGCGGCGGCAGCGTCCGGCGGACGCCCAGCAGGAGTTGGTAGCAGTCCGCCGGGCGGCCGGGCGGTCCGGCGGCCCCGGGTTCGTCCTGGTGGACCGCCACCAGCAGATGCAGCAGACCGGGCCCGTCGCCCCCGGGCCCGGTTCCGGCCACCGGCAGCAGTTCGGCCGCCGACACCAGGGAGAAGCCGGTGACCGGACGCCCCTTCCCGGCGAACCAGCGCCGGTCCGGCAGCCAGGAGCGCAGCAGCGGGGCGAGGGAGGTGAGCAGCGATGACGGACGGGCGACCGGGGTCCGGGTGGCAGCAGCCTCCGACATTGGCAACGTGCCCCTTCCCTCTGACGAAACTCATGAGGTGTATGTCGCATATGGTGCATATGTCGCAAATATACGAATGCCCAGAGTGTTCCGGATCTTTGCGGCGACAGTCCGGCGGCGCGCGGAGCCGCTCCCGCTTTGGGGTGCCGCACCCCCTCGGGTCGGCCGCCGTCCGGAAGCGTGCGGACGGGCTCCGGCCACCGGGCCCGGGGACGGGGCGAGCCCCCTGCGCCGGGGCGCCGGGGGCTCGGACGAGGGTCTCCGTACCGTCAGACCGCACCGGCTCCGACGGGGGCGGCCGGCTCCGGCTCCGTGCTCTGGTCGCGCCGCAGCCGGAACCAGTAGAAGCCGTGGCCCGCCAGCGTCAGCAGATACGGCCACTGGCCGATCGGAGGGAAGCGGACCTGGCCGATCAGCTCGACCGGCCGCCGTCCCGCGAACTCCCTCAGGTCCAGCTCCGTCGGCTGGGCGAACCGGGAGAAGTTGTGCACACAGAGCACCAGATCGTCCTGGTACTCCCGGGTGAAGGCGAGCACCGCCGGATTGGACGAGGCCAGTTCCGTGTACGAGCCGAGCCCGAACGCCGGGTTCTGCTTGCGGATCTCGATCATCCGCCGGGTCCAGTGGAGCAGCGACGAAGGGCTGCTCATCGCGGCTTCGACATTGGTGACCTGGAAACCGTAGACCGGGTCCATGATGGTCGGCAGATACAGCCGTCCCGGATCGCTGGAGGAGAATCCGGCGTTCCGGTCGGGGGTCCACTGCATCGGCGTCCGGACGGCGTCCCGGTCCCCCAGCCAGATGTTGTCGCCCATGCCGATCTCGTCGCCGTAGTAGAGGATCGGCGAACCCGGCAGGGACAGCAGCAGGGCCGTGAAGAGTTCGATCTGGTTGCGGTCGTTGTCCAGCAGCGGGGCGAGCCTGCGCCGGATGCCGATATTGGCCCGCATCCGCGGGTCCTTGGCGTACTCCGCGTACATGTAGTCGCGCTCTTCGTCCGTCACCATTTCGAGGGTCAGCTCGTCGTGGTTGCGCAGGAAGACGCCCCACTGGCAGTTGGACGGGATGGCCGGGGTCTTGGCGAGGATTTCCGAGACCGGGTAGCGGGACTCGCGGCGCACCGCCATGAAGATCCGCGGCATCACCGGGAAGTGGAAGGCCATATGGCATTCGTCGCCGCCGGCCGCGTAGTCGCCGAAGTAGTCGACGACGTCCTCCGGCCACTGGTTGGCCTCGGCCAGCAGCACCGTGTCCGGGTAGTGGGCGTCGATCTCCTTGCGGACCCGCTTCAGGAACTCGTGGGTGGCCGGCAGGTTCTCGCAGTTGCTGCCGTCCGCCTGGTAGAGGTACGGCACCGCGTCCAGCCGGAATCCGTCGATGCCCAGGTCCAGCCAGAACCGGAGGGCGGAGATGATCTCCTCCTGGACCGCCGGGTTCTCGTAGTTGAGATCCGGCTGGTGGGAGAAGAACCGGTGCCAGTAGTACTGGCGGCGGACCGGGTCGAAGGTCCAGTTCGACGATTCGGTGTCGACGAAGATGATCCGGGCGTCCGGGTACCGCTTGTCGTCGTCGGCCCAGACGTAGTAGTCGCCGTACGGCCCGTCCGGATCGGAGCGGGACTGCTGGAACCACTCGTGCTGATCACTGGTGTGGTTCATGACGAAGTCGATGACGACTCGCATGCCGCGCTGGTGGGCGGCGTCCGTGAACTCCACGAAATCGGCCAGATCGCCGAACTCGGGCAGGACGGAGGTGTAGTCGGCGACGTCGTACCCGCCGTCCCGCAGCGGGGACTTGAAGAACGGCGGCAGCCAGAGGCAGTCCACGCCCAGCCACTGGAGGTAGTCGAGGCGTTCCGTCAGGCCCTTGAGGTCGCCGACGCCGTCCCCGTTGCTGTCCTGGAAGGAGCGGACGAGTACTTCGTAGAAGACGGCCCGCTTGAACCAGTCGGGGTCGCGGTCCTTCGCGGGGGTGTCCTCGAACAGGTCGTGGACGGGTTCGTTGACGGTCATGGTGTGGGTGACCCTCCGATCGGCGGGGACGGTCGCAGAGCCACGATGTGCGCGGGCGTGACGCCCGGCTCCAGGCGCACGAAGGCGGCTCTGCCCCAGTGATAGGTCTCACCGGTGAGCAGATCGCGCACCGGGGCGGTCTCGTGCCATGCGAAGCCGAGTCGCGGCATGTCCAACGAGACCGTCCCCTCCTGGGTGTGGTGGGGGTCGAGGTTCGCGACGACGAGCACGGTGTCCTGGCCCGACCGTTTCGAATAGGCGATCACCGCGTCGTTGTCGGTGTCGTGGAAGTGGAGGTCCCGCAGCTGCTGGAGCGCCGGATGGCGGCGTCTGATCCGGTTCAGCGCGGTGATCAGGGGGGCGATCGTCCGGCCCTCGCGGGCTGCGGACTCCCAGTCCCGGGGCCGGAGTTCGTACTTCTCCGACCGAAGGTACTCCTCGCTGCCCTCCCGCAGCGCGGTGTTCTCGCAGAGTTCGTACCCCGCGTACATCCCCCAGGACGGCGAGAGCGTCGCGGCCAGCACCGCCCGTACCTCGAAGGCCGGGCGGCCGCCGCGCTGCAGCGTCTCGTGGAGGATGTCCGGGGTGTTCACGAAGAGGTTCGGGCGGAGCACCGCCGCGCTCTCCCCGGCCAGCTCGGTCAGATACTCCGTCAGCTCGCTTTTGGTGTTCCGCCAGGTGAAGTAGGTGTACGACTGCTGGAAGCCGACCGCGGCCAGCGTCCGCATCATCGCCGGGCGGGTGAATGCCTCCGCCAGGAAGATCACGTCCGGATCGGTGCCGTTGACCTCCGCGATGACCTGCTCCCAGAACACCACCGGCTTGGTGTGCGGATTGTCCACCCGGAAGATGCGCACCCCCCGCTCGGCCCAGAAGCGCAGGACCCGCACCGTCTCCCGGACCAGGCCCCGCAGATCGGCGTCGAAGGCGACGGGGAAGATGTCCTGGTACTTCTTCGGCGGGTTCTCGGCGTACGCGATCGTGCCGTCGGCCCGGTGCCGGAACCACTCGGGGTGCTCGGTGACCCAGGGGTGGTCCGGCGAGCACTGGAGCGCGAAGTCGAGGGCCACCTCCATCCGCAGCGCCTGCGCGGTCCGGACGAAGTGGTCGAAGTCGGCGAAGGTGCCGAGGTCGGGGTGGAGCGCATCGTGCCCGCCGTCGGCCGAGCCGATCGCCCACGGCACGCCGACGTCGTACGGACCGGCGGTCAGGCTGTTGTCCGGGCCCTTGCGGTGGGTCGTCCCGATCGGGTGCACCGGCGGCAGGTACACCACGTCGAAGCCCATCGCGGCGATCGCGGGCAGCCGTTCGGCGGCGGTGCGGAAGGTGCCCGAGACCGGGGGCGCGCCGGGCGCGACCACCGCCCCCTCGGAGCGGGGGAACAGCTCGTACCAGGACCCGAAGAGGGCCCGGCGGCGCTCCACCAGCAGCGGCAACGGACGGGACATGGTGACGAGTTCCCGCAGCGGATGCCGGTCGAGGACGGCGGCGACCCCGGCACCGGCCGCGGCGGCCAGCCGGGCCCGGGGCCGCTTCGCGCTGTCCCGCAGCGCGTCCACCACCGCGAGCACGGCCTCCCGCCCGTCGCTCTTGGGCACGTCCCGCGCCGCCCGCTCGTACAGCCGCGCCCCCTCCTCCAGCACCAGCTCGGTGTCGATCCCGGCCGGAATCTTGATCCCGGCCTCCCGCAGCCAGCTCGCCACCGGATCGCTCCAGGCCTCCACGGCGTAGCTCCAGAGCCCCTCGGAGTCCGGCACCACGACCGCACTCCACCGGTCGCTCCCCGGCGCGGCCTCCCGCATCGGCGTCCACGGCCCCGGCTGCCCGGCCGGATCGCGCAGCACCACATTCGCGGCGACGGCGTCGTGCCCCTCCCGGAACACGGTGGCCCCGATCTCGATGGCCTCACCGACCACGGCCTTGGCGGGCCTGCGCCCGCAGTCGACGAGAGGACTGACGTCCAGAACGGGGATCCGACCGATCATGGGCTCACCTGTGGGGGGCGGTACGGGCAGTACGGAGGCAAGCACGCGGGCACGCCGTAGCGCTATGCGGCTTTTAATGAAAGTTGCCCCTATTTGTAACCGCTGGATTACCGAGACCCGGCCCGGGACGCGGACGGCCCGTACCGATGGGGGGCGCGTTCACCCGGGGGGCGCAACGCCCCGCCGACGGGCCCACCGCCCGGCCCGGAACGGCGTCGAGCCCCGTACGGCACGGTGCCGTACAGGGCTCGGGAGTTCCCGGGGCGTCAGGACGGGAGCAGTTCCCAGCTCGGTTCCTTCGCTCCCGGGCGGAACAGCGCGAGGGCGGGGGGAAGGGTCTTACGCGTCATACGAGTGCTCCGATTCGGTCCACATCTGCCAGGGCTGGCGGGCCACCCACTCCTCGGCCCGCGCGGGTTTCACCGACAGAGCGGTGGACGACAGCCCCTCGTCGCCCGTCAGCAGCGAGGGATCCGCGCCCGCCGCCATGTAGTGGTAGACACCGGAGACACCCGCCGCGGCCTCCGCCCCCAGCAGATGCGAGAGCCCCTGCTCGAAGACCGCCGGCTCCAGGGGGACGTACCGCACATCCCGGCCCAGTCCGCGGCCGAACTCCTCGGCCAGCTCCGGGCCGGTCAGCACGGCCGGTCCGCCGATGTCGAAGGCGCGGCCCGCGATCCCGTCGACCGTCAGGGCCGCGAACACCGCCTCCGCGAGATCGCGGTGGGAGAGCCACGCCACCTGCGCGTCCTCGGGCAGCGGATAGGCCAGCACGCCCTCCGTCATCAGCGCCGGACCGTTCCACGGACTGAACAGATTGTCGAGATAGACCGGCGGCCGGACCACGACCAGTTCCACCCCGCTGCCCGAAAGCCCCTCCCGGAACACCGTCTCCGACAGCCGCCGGGTCTCGAAGCCGACCACGTTCGTCGTCCGGTCCGGGATCCGGACGTTCGTGTTGAACACCAGCCGCCGCACCCCGGACTCCCGGGCCGCCCGCGCGATGTTCTGCGCGTACCGCAGGACCTTCTCCGCCTGGTAGACCAGCGGAAGCACCACCGCCGCATGGGTGGCGCCCTCGAACAGTTGCCGTACGTCCTCGAAACGCCCCAGGTCACCCCCGCCGCAGGAGATACCGGGAAGCTGCGGCCGCTCACCCTCCGGCCGGCGGCTGAGGGTACGGACCTGATGGCCGCGCTCCACGAGCAGCCGCGCGGTGGCACCGCCCTGGAAGCCGGTCGCCCCCACGACGGCCACCCGCATCGGAATGTGATCGGACATATGTCTGAAGAGCCCTTCGATAAGGTTGAGGCCGCTGCCGGGTACCGCTCTTCCAGGCTCGCGGCGGCGGCTTCGGCCGATCAATTAACAAACCGGGTCGGAGGTTGAAGGATCGTCCAATGGACTCTGTTGACACTGCCCGGACCGAGGGCGACGACCTTCTGAGCGAGCTGATGAGGCCACTGCGGCTCACCGGCGTGTTCGACAGCCGGTGGAACCTCCGCGGCCCCTGGGCCATCGAGGGCGACGCCGAGGAGAGCTGTGCCGTCCTGCACTTCATCACCGAAGGCGACTGCTGGATCACCGGGGACGGGCGGACCTCCTTCCGGCTCCACGAAGGCGATCTCGCGGTCTTCCCGACCGGAACGGCGCACCGGCTCTCCGACCACCCCGACCGGCGCGGCGGCGTCGCGCTCGGCAGCGTGCTGCCCGAGCGCGAACCCGGCACCTCCGGCGAGATCCGGATCGACGGGGAGGGGCCGGTGACCAGGCTGCTCTGCGCCGGACTCCACTACGACGCGTCCGCCGCCGGCGGGCTCTACCGGGCCCTGCCCTGGGCCCTGGTCCTCGACCGCTCCCAGGTCGACCAGGAACCGCTGCTCCGGGACACCCTCCGGCTGCTCGCCACCACCGACCGCCCGGTCGGCCCCGGCGACCGGCTGGTCACCCTGCGCACCTTCGAGATGGCGCTGGTGCTGGCGCTCCGCCCGCTGCTGCGGGAACTCGCCGACAACCCCGCCACGCTGCCCCTGCTGCGGCACCCGGGGATCAGCAAGGCGATGGTGATCATCTCGACCCGGTTCGCGGAGCCCTGGACCATCGAATCGCTGGCCCGCGAGGTCGGGATGTCCCGGTCCGCCTTCACCGCCGCCTTCCGGGAACTGGTCGGGGAGGCCCCCGCCCGCCATCTCACCGGACGGCGGATGCAGGAGGCCGCCCGGCTGCTGGGGGAGACGTCGCTGCCCCAGTCCGCGGTGCCGCAGCGGGTCGGCTACCAGAGCGCCGTCGGCTTCCATCTGGCCTTCCGCAAATGGTTCGGTGTGACCCCCGGCGAATACCGGGCAGGCAACCGTCCGGCCGCCGCACGGCTGGCTGGTTCTTAATCACCACTGGACGCTCTCTCATTGCCCAGCCGTCCCGGACCGGGTGAGGCTCGGTACGGACGGGGGATGTGTTCCGTTTGAGGAGAAACGTTGATCAGGTCTGGCTCGCACTATCTCGATGCGCTGGACGACGGCCGGGAGATCTGGCTGGACGGCGAGCGCGTCAAGGGCGTGTCCTCCCACCCCGCCTTCCGCGGCACCGCCGCGTCCATCGCGGGTCTGTACGACCTGGCGCACGCCTCCGACCAGAGCCCGGTGCTCACCAGTGACGGGATCCACCGGGCGTACGCGATCCCCCGCACCCACGCCGATCTGGTGGCCCGCCGCCAGGCCTACAAGGTGTGGGCGGAGGCGAGCTACGGCTTCCTCGGCCGCACCCCGGACTACATGGCGAGCGGCGCCGCGGGGTTCGCGGCCCTGCCCCGGCTGTTCACGACGGACACCTTCGACGGGTCGGACAACGTTCTCGCATACCACCGAAGACTGGCCGAGAACGATCTGTACTGCGCGTTCACCATCACCAACCCCCGCCCCCGGCCCGGCGGCGACGACCCCGTGGTGCGGGTCGTCGCCGAACGCGACGGGGGCGTCGTGGTGCGCGGCGCCAAGACCATCGGCTCCGGAGCGGTCTTCGCCGACGAGGTCATCGTCGGCACCATCGAACCGCTCGCCCCGGACGACGTCGAACACGCGCTCTGCTTCTCGCTGCCCGTCGACACGCCCGGACTGAAGCTGATCTCACGGACCTCGTACGAGGGCCGGGCCCGCAGCGTCTTCGACAATCCGCTCTCCTCGCGCTTCGACGAGAACGACGCGATGCTCGTCTGCGACGACGTGTTCGTGCCCTGGGAGCGGGTGCTGACCTACCGGAACGTGGCGGCGACCGCCGCGATGTGGTGGCGCACCCCCGCCTACCTCAACTTCGTCCACCAGGCCGCCACCCGCTTCTGGACCAAACTGGAGTTCCTCACCGGGCTCGCGATCCTGCTCACCCGGGACAACGGCACCCATGGACTGCCCGCCGTCACCGAATCCGTGGGACGGCTCCTCGGCATGGTCGCCCAGGCCAAGGCGTTCGTCCTGGCCGCCGAAGCGTCCTTCGAGGAGGTCGACGGCGGCTGCGGAGGGGTGGCCCCGGGCACGGAGATATCCTTCGCCCAGCGCATCATGGCCGGTGAGCTGTACCCCCGCGCCGTCCAGGAGATCAAGAGCCTGGCCGGCGGGTCGGTCATCCAGCTCCCGGCGTCCGGCGAGGACCTCCTCCACCCCGAACTCGGCCCGCTGATGCAGCCGTACCTGAACTCGGCGGAGAGCACCGCCGAGGACCGGGTGAAGCTGCTGAAGCTGGTCTGGGACGCCCTCGGCTCCGAATTCGCCTCCCGCCACGAACAGTACGAACGCTTCTACCACGGCGCCCCGCACGTCTATCTGATGATGCAGCACGGCGCCGGCGGCGCGGAGGGCTGCGAGCGGCTGGCCCGCGCCTGCCTCGACGGATACGACCTCACCGGTCCCGGCCGGGGGCCCGGGGTGAGCACGGCGGGAGGCGCCGGCGGCGGGACCCGCCGGTGACGCACGCGCCCCCGCCGGTCGGGCTCCCCGCGGAGCCGCCCGGCACCGCGGGGAGCCCGACCGGCGCGGGCGCGCGCCATGACAGCGTTTTCCCCGCGGTACGCCTCCCCTCTCATGGGTCTACCGGGCTTCCGCCCCGTCCCGGCGCGCCCACCGCGACGGCCCTACGCCGCCCCGGGCCCGACCGTCACCGGGCTCCCGGGATCCTCGCCACGGCCGCCCCCGGCGCAGGGGGCGGCTCCGGCGTGCACACGCAGCGGCACAGCGCTCACCCGGCGCTCGTCCCGGGCGCGGGGAGCGCGGGGCATGCCGCGCTCCTGCCCGTACGACTGGGTACGACAGCCGCGGGTACCCAAGCTCCAGGGTCCGGCGAGCCGTCCCGCCCCGGCCCCGGACAGCACCCCGGCCCCGCCGTCCGGCCGGAATCCGTCACCAGGGGCCCGACCAGCCCCGGGCACGGGCCCTTACCGGGGTCCGCCACCGGCCGCGCGGCCGGACAGGAGCGC
Encoded proteins:
- a CDS encoding alpha-1,4-glucan--maltose-1-phosphate maltosyltransferase — protein: MIGRIPVLDVSPLVDCGRRPAKAVVGEAIEIGATVFREGHDAVAANVVLRDPAGQPGPWTPMREAAPGSDRWSAVVVPDSEGLWSYAVEAWSDPVASWLREAGIKIPAGIDTELVLEEGARLYERAARDVPKSDGREAVLAVVDALRDSAKRPRARLAAAAGAGVAAVLDRHPLRELVTMSRPLPLLVERRRALFGSWYELFPRSEGAVVAPGAPPVSGTFRTAAERLPAIAAMGFDVVYLPPVHPIGTTHRKGPDNSLTAGPYDVGVPWAIGSADGGHDALHPDLGTFADFDHFVRTAQALRMEVALDFALQCSPDHPWVTEHPEWFRHRADGTIAYAENPPKKYQDIFPVAFDADLRGLVRETVRVLRFWAERGVRIFRVDNPHTKPVVFWEQVIAEVNGTDPDVIFLAEAFTRPAMMRTLAAVGFQQSYTYFTWRNTKSELTEYLTELAGESAAVLRPNLFVNTPDILHETLQRGGRPAFEVRAVLAATLSPSWGMYAGYELCENTALREGSEEYLRSEKYELRPRDWESAAREGRTIAPLITALNRIRRRHPALQQLRDLHFHDTDNDAVIAYSKRSGQDTVLVVANLDPHHTQEGTVSLDMPRLGFAWHETAPVRDLLTGETYHWGRAAFVRLEPGVTPAHIVALRPSPPIGGSPTP
- the treS gene encoding maltose alpha-D-glucosyltransferase, whose protein sequence is MTVNEPVHDLFEDTPAKDRDPDWFKRAVFYEVLVRSFQDSNGDGVGDLKGLTERLDYLQWLGVDCLWLPPFFKSPLRDGGYDVADYTSVLPEFGDLADFVEFTDAAHQRGMRVVIDFVMNHTSDQHEWFQQSRSDPDGPYGDYYVWADDDKRYPDARIIFVDTESSNWTFDPVRRQYYWHRFFSHQPDLNYENPAVQEEIISALRFWLDLGIDGFRLDAVPYLYQADGSNCENLPATHEFLKRVRKEIDAHYPDTVLLAEANQWPEDVVDYFGDYAAGGDECHMAFHFPVMPRIFMAVRRESRYPVSEILAKTPAIPSNCQWGVFLRNHDELTLEMVTDEERDYMYAEYAKDPRMRANIGIRRRLAPLLDNDRNQIELFTALLLSLPGSPILYYGDEIGMGDNIWLGDRDAVRTPMQWTPDRNAGFSSSDPGRLYLPTIMDPVYGFQVTNVEAAMSSPSSLLHWTRRMIEIRKQNPAFGLGSYTELASSNPAVLAFTREYQDDLVLCVHNFSRFAQPTELDLREFAGRRPVELIGQVRFPPIGQWPYLLTLAGHGFYWFRLRRDQSTEPEPAAPVGAGAV
- a CDS encoding maltokinase N-terminal cap-like domain-containing protein codes for the protein MSEAAATRTPVARPSSLLTSLAPLLRSWLPDRRWFAGKGRPVTGFSLVSAAELLPVAGTGPGGDGPGLLHLLVAVHQDEPGAAGPPGRPADCYQLLLGVRRTLPPRLAPALIGRPATGPLAGRTVYEGLRDPRLTELLLERLRTPGPHGTLRFARSGGAPAVPGGLPARPLDAEQSNTSLVYGDAYILKVLRRVEPGPHPDLELPLALARAGCDRVPLPVAWYESADPHPYTLGVLQPYLSGSRDGWQLALEALAAGRPFTGEARELGRVTADVHAALAAELPTVALGPALTARLAAGMSSRLDEAALAVPALLPYLPRLRTAFDALAALGRSTAGTGHRVQRVHGDLHLGQTLRSGAYWSVIDFEGEPARPLAERRTPQPPVRDIAGMLRSFDYAARTHRPWNPSWADGCRTAYCEGYAEVSGRDPRAEPALLRAYETDKAVYEVVYEARHRPDWLPVPMAAIDRLAAPG
- a CDS encoding 4-hydroxyphenylacetate 3-hydroxylase family protein, with protein sequence MIRSGSHYLDALDDGREIWLDGERVKGVSSHPAFRGTAASIAGLYDLAHASDQSPVLTSDGIHRAYAIPRTHADLVARRQAYKVWAEASYGFLGRTPDYMASGAAGFAALPRLFTTDTFDGSDNVLAYHRRLAENDLYCAFTITNPRPRPGGDDPVVRVVAERDGGVVVRGAKTIGSGAVFADEVIVGTIEPLAPDDVEHALCFSLPVDTPGLKLISRTSYEGRARSVFDNPLSSRFDENDAMLVCDDVFVPWERVLTYRNVAATAAMWWRTPAYLNFVHQAATRFWTKLEFLTGLAILLTRDNGTHGLPAVTESVGRLLGMVAQAKAFVLAAEASFEEVDGGCGGVAPGTEISFAQRIMAGELYPRAVQEIKSLAGGSVIQLPASGEDLLHPELGPLMQPYLNSAESTAEDRVKLLKLVWDALGSEFASRHEQYERFYHGAPHVYLMMQHGAGGAEGCERLARACLDGYDLTGPGRGPGVSTAGGAGGGTRR
- a CDS encoding AraC family transcriptional regulator yields the protein MDSVDTARTEGDDLLSELMRPLRLTGVFDSRWNLRGPWAIEGDAEESCAVLHFITEGDCWITGDGRTSFRLHEGDLAVFPTGTAHRLSDHPDRRGGVALGSVLPEREPGTSGEIRIDGEGPVTRLLCAGLHYDASAAGGLYRALPWALVLDRSQVDQEPLLRDTLRLLATTDRPVGPGDRLVTLRTFEMALVLALRPLLRELADNPATLPLLRHPGISKAMVIISTRFAEPWTIESLAREVGMSRSAFTAAFRELVGEAPARHLTGRRMQEAARLLGETSLPQSAVPQRVGYQSAVGFHLAFRKWFGVTPGEYRAGNRPAAARLAGS
- a CDS encoding SDR family oxidoreductase; the encoded protein is MSDHIPMRVAVVGATGFQGGATARLLVERGHQVRTLSRRPEGERPQLPGISCGGGDLGRFEDVRQLFEGATHAAVVLPLVYQAEKVLRYAQNIARAARESGVRRLVFNTNVRIPDRTTNVVGFETRRLSETVFREGLSGSGVELVVVRPPVYLDNLFSPWNGPALMTEGVLAYPLPEDAQVAWLSHRDLAEAVFAALTVDGIAGRAFDIGGPAVLTGPELAEEFGRGLGRDVRYVPLEPAVFEQGLSHLLGAEAAAGVSGVYHYMAAGADPSLLTGDEGLSSTALSVKPARAEEWVARQPWQMWTESEHSYDA